One genomic window of Ottowia oryzae includes the following:
- a CDS encoding alpha/beta fold hydrolase, with translation MLSNHRPDCATAPKPHIVLIHGAWQGSWVFSNWAPFLERQQWQVHTVDLPGNGHSTDHLRPATLQGYTDHVVALLETLDAPAAIVGHSGGGITATQVAEAAPERVRALVYLAGMMLPSSMSFRDLVRDAEQATPGCDFSGIGPHLIWNETRTRTCVPADAAMALFLQDCDQDAARAAAGRLTPQPETGRAMHNQFSAPRHGQVPRIYVECTQDRSIALPLQRRMQELSPGASSVTLDCGHVPQLACPALLTERLMPLLNAIPLHRSFSTAPT, from the coding sequence ATGCTGAGCAACCACCGCCCGGACTGCGCAACGGCGCCAAAGCCCCACATCGTGCTGATTCATGGCGCCTGGCAAGGCAGCTGGGTGTTTTCGAACTGGGCGCCATTCCTTGAGCGCCAGCAGTGGCAGGTGCACACCGTAGACCTGCCCGGCAATGGCCACAGCACAGACCACCTCCGACCCGCCACCCTCCAGGGATACACCGACCACGTGGTGGCCCTTCTTGAAACGCTGGACGCGCCCGCCGCGATCGTAGGGCACAGCGGGGGCGGCATCACGGCGACCCAGGTGGCCGAGGCTGCGCCCGAACGCGTGCGGGCGCTGGTCTATCTGGCCGGGATGATGTTGCCGAGCAGCATGAGCTTTCGCGATCTGGTTCGCGACGCAGAGCAGGCAACGCCAGGCTGCGACTTCAGCGGCATTGGCCCGCACCTGATCTGGAATGAGACGCGCACCCGAACCTGCGTACCTGCCGACGCCGCCATGGCACTGTTCTTGCAAGACTGTGATCAAGACGCCGCCCGGGCAGCCGCCGGGCGCCTGACCCCGCAGCCCGAAACCGGAAGAGCCATGCACAACCAATTCAGCGCGCCACGCCACGGTCAAGTGCCTCGCATCTACGTGGAATGCACGCAGGATCGATCGATAGCCCTGCCACTGCAGCGCCGTATGCAGGAGCTTTCACCTGGCGCGTCCAGCGTTACCTTGGACTGCGGCCACGTGCCCCAGCTTGCCTGCCCCGCGCTGCTGACCGAGCGTTTGATGCCATTGCTGAATGCCATTCCGCTGCATCGAAGTTTCTCCACTGCACCCACCTGA
- a CDS encoding IS256 family transposase, whose amino-acid sequence MAPSSQVLEPPQNTGRFKKPEDLIGENGLLKQLTKLLVERALDAELTEHLGHERNEAVANPAGNTRNGKSKKTLKGEFGELPIEVPRDRHGSFEPQLIPKHQTRWAGFDDKIISLYARGMTVREIQAHLEEMYGTEVSPSLISSVTDAVADEVKAWQARPLEPIYPIVYLDCIHVKVREGAVRVKAVYLAIGINMNGEKEVLGLWLAQTEGAKFWLQVVTELRNRGVQDIFIACVDGLKGFPDAIEAVFPKAVVQLCIVHMVRHSLNYVSWKRRKEVAADLRRIYTAATAEEAELMLAEFEARWDAEYLPIGQSWRRNWSRLIPFFDYPPEIRKVIYTTNAIESVNMSLRKLTKNRGLFPSDEALTKLFYLALRNISQKWTMPIRDWKAALTRFTIQFGDRISVN is encoded by the coding sequence ATGGCTCCATCTTCTCAAGTGTTGGAGCCTCCTCAAAATACGGGGCGGTTCAAGAAGCCTGAAGACCTCATCGGCGAGAACGGCCTGCTCAAGCAACTGACCAAGCTGCTGGTCGAGCGAGCTTTGGACGCTGAGCTGACTGAGCACCTGGGCCATGAACGCAACGAGGCGGTGGCCAACCCCGCTGGCAACACCCGCAACGGCAAGAGCAAGAAGACCCTCAAGGGCGAGTTCGGCGAATTGCCCATCGAAGTGCCACGCGACCGCCATGGCAGCTTCGAGCCTCAGCTCATCCCCAAGCACCAGACCCGCTGGGCCGGCTTCGACGACAAAATCATCTCGCTGTACGCCCGTGGCATGACGGTGCGCGAGATACAGGCCCACCTCGAAGAGATGTACGGCACCGAGGTCTCACCCAGCCTGATTTCCTCGGTGACAGATGCCGTGGCCGACGAGGTCAAGGCCTGGCAGGCCCGGCCGCTGGAGCCGATTTACCCCATCGTCTATCTGGACTGCATCCACGTGAAGGTGCGCGAGGGCGCGGTGCGGGTCAAGGCGGTGTACCTGGCCATCGGCATCAACATGAATGGCGAGAAGGAGGTGCTGGGCCTGTGGCTGGCGCAGACCGAGGGTGCCAAGTTCTGGCTGCAGGTGGTCACCGAGCTGCGCAACCGGGGTGTGCAGGACATCTTCATCGCCTGCGTTGACGGGCTCAAGGGCTTCCCCGATGCCATCGAGGCGGTGTTCCCCAAGGCTGTGGTGCAGCTGTGCATCGTGCACATGGTGCGCCACAGCCTGAACTACGTCTCGTGGAAGCGCCGCAAGGAAGTGGCAGCCGACCTGCGCCGCATCTACACGGCCGCCACCGCCGAGGAGGCCGAACTGATGCTCGCAGAGTTCGAGGCCCGATGGGATGCCGAGTACCTGCCCATCGGCCAGTCCTGGCGCAGGAACTGGAGCCGGCTCATCCCGTTCTTTGATTACCCGCCGGAAATCCGCAAGGTCATCTACACCACCAATGCCATCGAGTCGGTCAACATGAGCTTGAGAAAGCTGACCAAGAACCGGGGCTTGTTCCCCAGCGACGAGGCGCTGACCAAGCTGTTCTACCTGGCGCTGCGCAACATCAGCCAGAAGTGGACCATGCCCATCCGCGATTGGAAGGCCGCGCTGACCCGCTTTACCATTCAGTTCGGAGACCGCATCTCCGTCAATTGA
- a CDS encoding isopenicillin N synthase family dioxygenase: MRIEPSQAALQLPLIDISGLRSADTAARHAVAKQLRQACEQRGFFYISGHGVDEALIAAVFEQSRIFFAQDMAEKRRIDKRHSTCNRGYEPLRAQTLETGAPPDLKESFYIGREVALDDPRVQAGRFNTGPNQWPQGLPGFRNVMQRYFDAAYALGQTLIRGLALSLALDEAYFDGYLQDAAATLRLLHYPPQPGQPLPGEKGCGEHTDFGGITLLLQDAMGGLQVRDVRTQTWIDAPPVAGTYVVNIGDLFARWTNNRYVSTLHRVINVSGRERYSVPFFFTGNPLHRVECIPTCLRDGEAPLYPVVTVEEHQVECYRRTYG; encoded by the coding sequence ATGCGCATCGAACCCTCCCAAGCTGCGCTGCAGCTTCCGCTGATCGACATATCGGGGCTGCGCAGCGCCGACACCGCAGCGCGCCACGCGGTCGCGAAACAGCTGCGCCAGGCCTGTGAGCAGCGAGGCTTCTTCTACATCTCGGGCCACGGCGTGGACGAGGCGCTGATCGCCGCCGTGTTCGAGCAAAGCCGCATCTTCTTCGCGCAGGACATGGCCGAGAAGCGTCGCATCGACAAGCGCCATTCCACCTGCAACCGCGGCTACGAGCCCTTGCGCGCACAAACACTCGAAACCGGTGCGCCGCCAGACCTGAAGGAAAGCTTCTATATCGGCCGTGAAGTTGCGCTGGATGACCCGCGTGTGCAGGCCGGGCGCTTCAACACGGGGCCCAACCAATGGCCACAAGGCTTGCCGGGCTTTCGCAACGTGATGCAGCGCTACTTTGATGCGGCGTACGCGCTGGGTCAGACGCTGATTCGCGGGCTGGCTCTGTCACTGGCGTTGGATGAGGCGTACTTCGACGGTTACCTGCAGGACGCGGCAGCCACGCTGCGCCTGCTGCACTACCCGCCCCAACCGGGCCAGCCCCTGCCGGGGGAAAAAGGTTGCGGCGAGCACACCGACTTTGGCGGCATCACCTTGCTGCTGCAAGACGCCATGGGGGGCTTGCAGGTTCGCGACGTGCGTACGCAGACCTGGATCGACGCGCCACCGGTGGCTGGCACCTACGTGGTGAACATCGGCGATCTGTTTGCGCGCTGGACCAACAACCGCTATGTCTCAACGCTGCACCGGGTAATCAACGTCTCGGGGCGGGAGCGCTACTCCGTTCCGTTCTTCTTCACCGGCAACCCACTGCACCGCGTCGAATGCATTCCGACATGCCTGCGTGACGGAGAAGCGCCGCTTTATCCGGTGGTGACCGTCGAAGAGCATCAAGTGGAATGCTATCGGCGGACGTACGGGTGA
- a CDS encoding ABC transporter substrate-binding protein, with translation MNTRPLLASLALAFGVTAAHAADSLTVQLDWLPGGDKAFVYAGVQQGFFKAEGLDVKIVPGRGSSDAVTKIASGAADVGFGGISALMMAAAESKSPVPVKAVMSLYSKQPDALFTRVDSQIKTLKDMEGKTVAMPTFSSSNALWPVVLQKNGVDPAKIKVIKTDPATLAPMLAQGRVDATINWVTVAPAFQAVLKQANKDLAVLPWTQFGLDGYGWSALASDKTIKDRPDVLKRYLRALSKSLAFSIEQPQKAAEALKAQVPEADVAVVKAEFESSIPLLKNEISQREGMGAYDAKLLAATWGWVAKSMNYDITKINPEQLVDRSFLSK, from the coding sequence ATGAACACCCGCCCGCTCCTCGCATCGCTTGCCCTGGCCTTCGGCGTCACAGCCGCTCACGCAGCAGATTCGCTCACAGTACAGCTCGACTGGTTGCCCGGGGGTGACAAAGCCTTCGTCTACGCAGGTGTGCAACAGGGTTTTTTCAAGGCAGAAGGCCTTGATGTGAAGATCGTTCCCGGTCGCGGCTCTTCGGATGCCGTCACCAAGATCGCCTCCGGCGCGGCCGACGTCGGCTTCGGCGGGATTTCCGCATTGATGATGGCCGCGGCAGAAAGCAAGTCGCCCGTACCCGTAAAGGCCGTCATGTCGCTGTACTCCAAACAGCCCGACGCCCTTTTCACCCGCGTCGACAGCCAGATCAAGACACTCAAGGACATGGAGGGCAAAACTGTCGCCATGCCCACGTTCTCATCGTCCAACGCGCTCTGGCCGGTGGTGCTACAGAAGAACGGCGTCGACCCCGCCAAGATCAAGGTGATCAAAACCGACCCCGCCACCTTGGCGCCCATGCTGGCCCAAGGTCGGGTGGACGCCACCATCAACTGGGTGACGGTGGCACCCGCGTTCCAGGCGGTTCTGAAACAAGCCAACAAAGACCTGGCCGTGCTGCCATGGACCCAGTTCGGTCTGGACGGCTACGGGTGGTCCGCACTGGCCAGCGACAAGACGATCAAGGATCGCCCCGATGTGCTCAAGCGCTACCTGCGGGCGCTGAGCAAGTCGCTGGCGTTTTCCATCGAGCAGCCCCAGAAAGCTGCCGAGGCGCTCAAGGCCCAGGTGCCCGAAGCCGACGTTGCCGTGGTCAAGGCAGAGTTTGAATCCTCTATCCCGCTGCTCAAGAATGAGATCAGTCAGCGCGAAGGCATGGGCGCGTACGACGCCAAGCTGCTCGCCGCGACGTGGGGCTGGGTCGCCAAATCGATGAACTACGACATCACCAAGATCAACCCCGAACAACTGGTGGACCGCAGCTTCCTGTCCAAGTAG
- a CDS encoding IS3 family transposase (programmed frameshift) — MNKSPKFSPEVRERAVRMVQEHRADYPSLWAAIESIAPKIGCAPQTLNDWVKKADVDSGQRPGTTTADALRIKELEREVKELRRANDILKTASAFFGAGGARPPIEVVKAYIDRHRDDYGVEPICRVLQMAPSCYWRHAARQRNPQLRSQRAQRDEGLKADIQRVWHANWQVYGADKVWLQMNREGIVVARCTVERLMRAMGLQGARRGRAVRTTTPDTSAPCPLDHVNRHFKASRPNELWVSDFTYVSTWQGWLYVAFVVDVYARRIVGWRVSRSMQTDFVLDALEQALYDRQPAAHALTHHSDRGSQYVSIRYTERLDQAGIQPSVGSRGDSYDNALAETINGLYKAELIHRRGPWKTRESVELATLQWVHWFNHVRLLTPIGGIPPAEAEANYWRQLAVSDTSAEVST; from the exons ATGAACAAGTCACCGAAGTTCTCCCCGGAAGTGCGCGAGCGCGCCGTGCGCATGGTGCAGGAGCACCGAGCCGACTACCCGTCGCTGTGGGCAGCCATTGAATCGATTGCTCCCAAGATTGGCTGCGCGCCGCAGACCTTGAACGACTGGGTCAAGAAGGCCGATGTCGACAGCGGCCAGCGCCCCGGCACCACCACTGCAGACGCCCTGCGCATCAAGGAGCTGGAGCGTGAGGTCAAGGAATTGCGCCGGGCCAACGACATCCTGAAGACGGCCAGCGCGTTTTTCG GCGCAGGCGGAGCTCGACCGCCGATTGAAGTCGTGAAGGCCTACATCGACCGCCACCGTGATGACTACGGGGTCGAGCCCATCTGCCGGGTGCTGCAGATGGCCCCGTCGTGTTACTGGCGCCACGCAGCCCGACAACGCAACCCGCAACTGCGCAGTCAACGCGCCCAGCGTGACGAGGGCTTGAAGGCCGACATCCAGCGCGTGTGGCACGCCAACTGGCAGGTCTACGGGGCCGACAAGGTCTGGCTGCAGATGAACCGCGAGGGCATCGTGGTGGCGCGCTGCACGGTCGAGCGTCTGATGCGTGCCATGGGCTTGCAAGGGGCACGCCGTGGCAGGGCGGTGCGCACCACCACGCCGGATACCTCGGCCCCGTGCCCGCTGGACCACGTCAACCGGCACTTCAAGGCCAGCCGTCCCAACGAGCTATGGGTGTCGGACTTCACCTATGTCTCCACCTGGCAGGGCTGGCTGTATGTGGCCTTTGTTGTGGACGTGTATGCCCGGCGCATCGTGGGCTGGCGAGTCAGCCGCAGCATGCAAACGGACTTCGTGCTGGATGCGCTGGAGCAGGCGCTGTATGACCGCCAGCCAGCAGCCCATGCCTTGACGCACCATTCCGACAGGGGCAGTCAATACGTCAGCATCCGCTACACCGAACGGTTGGACCAGGCGGGCATACAGCCCTCAGTGGGCAGCAGGGGAGACAGCTATGACAACGCGCTGGCCGAGACCATCAACGGTCTGTACAAGGCCGAGTTGATTCACCGCCGGGGACCTTGGAAGACCAGGGAATCCGTGGAACTGGCCACCTTGCAATGGGTGCACTGGTTCAACCATGTCCGATTGCTCACGCCGATTGGGGGCATCCCTCCGGCAGAAGCTGAGGCAAACTACTGGAGGCAACTAGCCGTCAGCGACACCTCGGCAGAGGTGTCAACTTAA
- a CDS encoding LysR family transcriptional regulator, which translates to MHIHARAIKYFDMIRRSGSIREAARRLHVASSAVNRQLLQLEEEIGSPLFERMTQGLRLTPAGEVFSRHVITVLQDEVRLRSELDMLRGVRRGSVSVAAVEGVNADLMPTLLTHMHERYPGVRVHLVTCGSAQVAKAVTQGDADVGIGFAIERHEALHQCMLGQFALGAVVPPDHPIGRGCAEFCVNGQSNADASRPVRKHNEHQETQRTRRTAVWPAGQLQDEPPRLSRRPLGLS; encoded by the coding sequence ATGCACATCCATGCCCGCGCCATCAAGTACTTTGACATGATCCGCCGCAGCGGGTCGATCCGTGAGGCCGCGCGGCGGCTTCACGTCGCGTCCTCGGCCGTCAATCGCCAGCTGCTGCAGCTGGAAGAAGAAATCGGTTCCCCGCTGTTCGAGCGCATGACGCAAGGCCTGCGGCTTACCCCCGCCGGAGAAGTGTTCTCAAGGCACGTCATCACTGTGTTGCAGGATGAGGTGCGGCTGCGCAGCGAGCTTGACATGCTGCGCGGCGTGCGGCGCGGCTCGGTCAGCGTCGCCGCGGTGGAAGGCGTCAACGCCGACCTGATGCCCACCCTGCTGACACACATGCATGAGCGCTACCCAGGCGTTCGGGTGCATCTGGTGACTTGCGGTTCTGCGCAGGTGGCCAAGGCAGTGACGCAAGGTGATGCGGACGTCGGCATCGGCTTCGCGATCGAGCGGCACGAAGCCTTGCACCAGTGCATGCTGGGGCAGTTTGCGCTGGGCGCCGTCGTCCCGCCGGACCATCCCATTGGCAGAGGGTGTGCAGAATTTTGTGTAAACGGACAATCCAACGCCGACGCAAGCCGGCCTGTCCGTAAGCACAATGAGCACCAAGAAACACAACGTACCCGAAGAACTGCTGTCTGGCCTGCTGGCCAACTACAAGATGAACCGCCCCGACTTTCGAGGAGGCCGCTTGGTTTAAGTTGA
- a CDS encoding LysR substrate-binding domain-containing protein: protein MVLPTPDLSMHGLLQPVIAHHKRPLNVVMETSSIELAKQLVERGMGLFFQSRLGLERELAERRLVHVPLDTPQPVYSELGVYVRSGRSLPPALDAFIQIASELIAHREAQEQHLKAPKRVGLPKP from the coding sequence ATGGTGCTGCCCACGCCCGACTTGTCGATGCATGGGCTGCTTCAGCCTGTGATTGCTCACCATAAGCGCCCGCTCAATGTGGTGATGGAAACATCGTCCATCGAATTGGCCAAGCAATTGGTCGAGCGCGGCATGGGCCTGTTCTTTCAGAGCCGCCTGGGCCTGGAGCGCGAGCTGGCCGAGCGCCGCCTGGTCCACGTCCCGCTGGACACCCCGCAGCCGGTCTACTCCGAGCTGGGTGTTTATGTCCGGTCTGGGCGCAGCCTGCCCCCTGCGCTGGACGCGTTTATCCAGATCGCGAGCGAACTTATCGCTCACCGTGAGGCGCAAGAGCAGCACCTCAAAGCGCCAAAAAGGGTTGGATTACCCAAGCCGTGA